In the genome of Terriglobales bacterium, the window TCGGGAAGCGCGTGCACCTGAGCGCGGCGGCGCAGATCGGCGGGGTGCTGGAGCCGGTGAACGCCGCCCCCGTCATCATCGAGGACGACGTGCTGGTGGGCGGCAACTGCGGTGTCTACGAAGGCACGCTGGTGCGGGCGCGCGCAGTGCTGGGCGCGGGCGTCATCCTGACGCGCTCCACCCCGCTCTACGACGTGGTGCGCGGCACCGTCCACCGTGCCCAGGGCGATGAGCCGCTCGAGGTCCCGGAGAGCGCGGTGGTCGTGCCCGGCGCCCGCGCCGTGCAGAAGGGCAAGGCGGCGGAGTGGGGCCTGTCGCTCTACACCCCGGTCATCGTCAAGTACCGGGACGAGAAGACGGACAGGGGCGTGGAGCTGGAGGATTTGTTGCGCTAGGCGTTTGTAGTCAGGAGTCAGCGCAAGACTTGCGGCGCAGTGCAATCGTCAATGACTCAATTCTTCGCATGAAGAGCAAGCTCCTGCTCGCGTCCCTCGCGCTCTTCCTGGTGGCCGCCGTCCTCTGGCTGGGCGGACGCTGGGGATGGTTCCAGGCCCCGGGAGCGCTCTACGCCGTGCGCTGGCTGGCGATGGGCGCGCTGCTCGGCTATGCGCTCCTGCGCCGCTCCCTGACCTTCTGGATCCTGGCGGCGCTGGTCCTGGGGATCTTCGTAGGGCACGACTGGCCGGCCGCCGCCCCGGCCATGCGCATCGTCAGCCAGATCTTCCTGCGGCTCATCAAGGTCATCATCGCTCCCCTGCTCTTCGCCACCCTGGTGAGCGGGATCGCCGCCCACGCCGACCTGAAGAAGGTCGGGCGCATGGGCATCAAGGCCATCGTCTACTTCGAGTTAGTGACCACGGTGGCGCTGTTCATCGGCCTGGGCGCCATCAACCTGAGCCGCGCCGGCGTGGGCATCACGCTGCCGCCGGCGCCGGCGGAAGCCGGCCCTGTCGCCCCGCCGCTCTCCGCCGGCGAGACCATCCTGCACATCTTCCCCGAGAACATCGCCAAATCCATCGCCGAGGGCCAGGTGCTGCAGGTAGTGGTGTTCAGCGTCCTGTTCGGCATCGCCCTGGCCATGGTGAAGGAGGAGAAGCGCAAGTCCCTTCTGACTTTCTGCGACAGCCTGGCTGAGACCATGTTCAAGTTCACCAACCTGGTGATGTACTTCGCGCCCTTCGGTGTGGGCGCGGCCATCGCCTACACCGTGGCCACCACCGGCGCGGGCGTACTGGTGAACCTGGCC includes:
- a CDS encoding cation:dicarboxylase symporter family transporter, which produces MKSKLLLASLALFLVAAVLWLGGRWGWFQAPGALYAVRWLAMGALLGYALLRRSLTFWILAALVLGIFVGHDWPAAAPAMRIVSQIFLRLIKVIIAPLLFATLVSGIAAHADLKKVGRMGIKAIVYFELVTTVALFIGLGAINLSRAGVGITLPPAPAEAGPVAPPLSAGETILHIFPENIAKSIAEGQVLQVVVFSVLFGIALAMVKEEKRKSLLTFCDSLAETMFKFTNLVMYFAPFGVGAAIAYTVATTGAGVLVNLAKLLATLYVALAVFLLGVLLPIALVARLPVRAFVRAVAEPFTIALGTSSSEAALPRAMEAMEALGVPRGIVAFVMPTGYSFNMDGSTLYLSLAAIFVAQAAGIHLSLGQQLVLLLTLMLTSKGVAGVSRAAIVILLATVGQFHLPVEPVFILLGIDPLMDMVRTAVNVVGNCLATCVVARWEGEFGTGHPSATVMKALED